From a single Sporosarcina oncorhynchi genomic region:
- a CDS encoding ABC transporter permease, translating into MNMSFNNPVLSKELKLRFRSFKGFNGILFFLLAMCVFVFGYIFLTVSIEGNSYFRPSQSFVLFAFLSFIQLGLVLFTAPGLTAGSISAEREKQTLPILLTTSQSSFQIISGKLLSSVAFLLLLIVAGLPVYSLVFLFGGISPWDFLKILLFLFVTLLAIGSIGVMFSTLIRRTIVSMIATYGTMLFFSVVTGFLFIIVLQVKMFNQMGTIVSPTYIGHFLASINPAVLFATFLSPELERSLHEMTLIDFPIWAGYLIFYVLISVFSIFIAVKKLRVNMKRSK; encoded by the coding sequence CTGAATATGAGTTTTAACAATCCGGTTCTTTCAAAAGAGTTGAAGTTAAGATTCCGTTCATTTAAAGGATTCAATGGAATTTTGTTCTTCTTATTGGCTATGTGCGTTTTTGTATTTGGTTATATATTCCTGACAGTTAGTATTGAAGGGAACTCTTATTTCAGGCCGAGTCAAAGTTTCGTGCTATTTGCTTTCCTATCATTTATCCAGCTGGGATTAGTTCTGTTCACCGCACCTGGTCTGACAGCGGGTTCCATAAGTGCTGAAAGGGAGAAGCAGACGTTGCCGATTTTGTTGACGACATCTCAAAGTTCCTTTCAAATCATCTCAGGGAAGCTTCTCTCCTCAGTGGCTTTTCTATTGTTACTAATTGTCGCGGGACTTCCAGTCTATAGTCTTGTGTTTTTGTTTGGCGGTATTTCACCATGGGACTTCCTGAAGATTCTACTTTTCCTGTTTGTGACTTTACTGGCAATCGGAAGTATAGGCGTCATGTTTTCAACGTTAATTAGAAGAACAATTGTATCAATGATCGCGACATATGGTACAATGCTGTTCTTTTCTGTAGTAACAGGTTTTCTGTTTATTATTGTTTTACAGGTGAAAATGTTCAATCAAATGGGAACGATTGTCAGTCCCACTTATATTGGTCATTTCCTTGCTTCCATCAATCCGGCAGTGCTGTTCGCAACTTTTTTATCGCCAGAATTGGAGCGGTCATTACATGAAATGACACTTATAGATTTTCCAATATGGGCCGGCTATTTGATATTTTATGTATTGATTTCTGTCTTTTCTATTTTCATTGCTGTGAAGAAATTGCGTGTCAATATGAAACGATCGAAATGA
- a CDS encoding AAA family ATPase yields MSFSPEQFEEMSNKLGDVRNEIGKFIVGQQEAVEFSIYSILADGHALLEGLPGLGKTMLIRTISEVLDLSFSRIQFTPDLMPADITGTSILERSPEGVQKFVFKEGPIFSQMVLADEINRATPKTQSALLEAMGEKTVTVLGETRKMAKPFFVLATQNPIEMEGTYPLPEAQMDRFVCKVLLPYPTKEELKQIMIRTTGPNSIPIQKVMDTATIIEAQEMAKTVVIADEMMDYAVDLVAATHHKADTGDAWSQYVQYGSGPRGLQSIIRLAKARALMAGRFHVSIADIKTVAKPALRHRILINYEGEAEGVDVDQLIDKLLEEIRQGVSI; encoded by the coding sequence ATGTCATTTTCACCTGAACAATTTGAAGAAATGAGCAATAAGCTCGGTGATGTGCGTAACGAAATCGGAAAATTCATAGTCGGTCAGCAAGAAGCTGTTGAATTCTCGATTTACTCGATATTGGCTGATGGGCATGCATTGCTTGAAGGCCTTCCAGGATTGGGTAAAACGATGTTGATTAGAACGATATCGGAAGTATTGGATTTATCCTTTTCCCGTATTCAGTTCACACCCGATCTCATGCCTGCAGATATAACAGGAACAAGTATTTTAGAACGTTCTCCTGAAGGCGTTCAGAAGTTTGTTTTCAAAGAAGGACCAATCTTTAGCCAAATGGTTCTGGCGGATGAAATTAACCGGGCAACACCAAAGACACAAAGTGCTTTGTTGGAAGCAATGGGTGAGAAAACGGTGACAGTTTTAGGTGAGACACGAAAGATGGCAAAACCGTTTTTCGTGCTAGCTACACAGAATCCAATTGAAATGGAAGGTACCTATCCTTTGCCTGAAGCACAAATGGACCGCTTTGTTTGCAAAGTCTTATTGCCTTATCCAACTAAAGAAGAATTGAAGCAAATCATGATTAGAACAACAGGTCCTAATTCCATACCAATACAAAAAGTGATGGATACGGCAACCATTATTGAGGCACAGGAAATGGCGAAAACGGTTGTGATTGCGGATGAAATGATGGATTATGCAGTCGATCTTGTGGCAGCGACCCATCATAAAGCGGATACAGGAGATGCGTGGAGCCAATATGTCCAATATGGCAGCGGACCGCGTGGCTTGCAATCAATCATCCGATTGGCGAAAGCCAGAGCTCTTATGGCAGGACGGTTTCATGTTTCAATTGCGGATATTAAAACAGTTGCCAAGCCTGCACTCAGACACCGTATCCTTATCAATTATGAAGGAGAAGCGGAAGGTGTGGATGTTGATCAGCTGATCGATAAATTATTGGAAGAGATCCGCCAGGGAGTGTCCATCTGA
- a CDS encoding ABC transporter ATP-binding protein, with translation MIEITGLTKKYGQFTALDNLNLTLEEGTVFGFVGANGAGKSTTFLILSTLLQATSGEVLINGISVREKPAEVRGMIGYMPDFFGVYDQLKADEYLDFYGASYGIPEAERQKLIPQLLELVNLTHKRYAYVDLLSRGMKQRLCLARSLIHDPKVLILDEPASGLDPRARVEMRDILKTLKGMGKTILISSHILPELAEMCDEIGVIDNGKLIAHGSVAEIQKKLQGEKAITVRLAGNATRNVGFFEEQPFVTNIEIISDDELTFMYKGSEEQQVNMLKSAMLLDLPIVSFMEHVTDLEDIFMEITKGAD, from the coding sequence ATGATTGAAATAACTGGGTTAACGAAAAAGTATGGGCAGTTCACTGCACTTGACAATTTAAATTTAACATTAGAAGAAGGTACGGTTTTTGGTTTTGTCGGAGCGAACGGAGCAGGGAAGTCGACGACATTTCTTATTCTATCTACCTTATTGCAGGCGACTTCTGGAGAAGTGCTGATTAATGGCATAAGTGTCAGGGAGAAGCCTGCCGAAGTAAGGGGAATGATTGGTTATATGCCAGACTTTTTTGGTGTGTACGATCAGTTGAAAGCCGATGAATACTTGGATTTCTATGGTGCAAGTTACGGAATTCCCGAAGCAGAACGTCAAAAACTGATTCCTCAATTACTTGAATTGGTTAATCTGACACATAAACGATACGCCTATGTGGATTTGTTATCCAGAGGGATGAAACAGCGTTTATGTTTGGCAAGAAGTCTTATACATGATCCGAAAGTTCTGATTTTGGATGAGCCGGCTTCAGGTCTGGATCCGCGAGCCAGAGTTGAAATGCGTGATATTTTGAAGACACTTAAAGGCATGGGAAAGACCATTTTGATTTCTTCCCATATCCTTCCGGAGTTGGCTGAGATGTGTGATGAGATTGGCGTCATTGATAATGGAAAACTCATTGCGCACGGATCGGTTGCGGAAATACAGAAAAAATTGCAAGGTGAAAAAGCGATCACTGTCCGTTTAGCAGGCAACGCAACTCGAAATGTTGGATTTTTTGAAGAGCAACCATTTGTCACAAATATTGAAATCATTTCTGACGACGAGCTGACATTCATGTATAAAGGTTCAGAAGAACAACAGGTCAACATGCTAAAAAGTGCGATGCTTCTGGATTTACCGATTGTGTCCTTTATGGAACATGTTACAGATCTCGAAGACATCTTCATGGAAATTACGAAAGGGGCCGACTGA
- a CDS encoding LysR family transcriptional regulator, with the protein MTTTELEIIKALAEEGNMRKASERLFLSQPALSQRLQTIEKEWGSLLFIRSQKGLEPTPAGELVITYARETILRKEETVEMIASLADKVHGTLKIACASIIGQTWLPQVLKEFVRRYPDAKISLMTGWSSEIMKALYEGEAHVGIVRGQVDWKSKKTYLFRDRLYLVDQEITSIDELKHTERPFIQFKSDSNYYMEIQRWWQRHFSQYPGRQITVDQIETCKQLALNGIGYAILPNITLAGDEKVNKIPLLNSEEEFELTRDTWLIGYESTFALKQVSAFTEVVNIYAEKLRKESE; encoded by the coding sequence ATGACGACAACTGAACTGGAAATTATTAAAGCATTGGCGGAAGAAGGGAATATGCGGAAGGCCTCGGAACGATTATTTTTGTCCCAGCCCGCATTATCACAAAGACTGCAGACGATTGAAAAAGAGTGGGGTTCCCTTCTGTTCATTCGCTCACAGAAAGGACTCGAACCTACCCCGGCAGGCGAATTGGTCATTACCTATGCAAGGGAGACCATACTGCGAAAAGAGGAAACGGTTGAAATGATTGCATCCCTTGCAGATAAAGTGCATGGAACGCTTAAAATCGCCTGCGCTTCTATTATCGGACAGACGTGGTTACCACAAGTGCTGAAAGAGTTTGTGAGAAGATATCCCGATGCAAAAATTTCATTGATGACTGGTTGGAGTTCTGAAATCATGAAAGCATTGTATGAAGGCGAAGCACACGTAGGCATCGTACGTGGCCAGGTAGATTGGAAAAGCAAGAAGACCTATTTGTTCAGAGATCGGTTATATCTAGTCGACCAAGAAATTACGTCTATTGATGAATTGAAGCATACTGAACGTCCATTTATACAGTTTAAAAGTGACTCTAATTACTACATGGAAATTCAACGTTGGTGGCAACGACATTTTTCACAGTATCCTGGCAGACAAATTACCGTCGATCAGATTGAAACATGTAAACAGTTAGCCTTAAACGGTATTGGATATGCAATTCTTCCTAATATCACATTGGCGGGAGATGAGAAGGTGAACAAAATACCGTTACTAAACAGCGAAGAGGAATTTGAACTGACACGTGATACTTGGCTCATCGGATATGAATCGACCTTTGCATTGAAACAAGTGAGCGCTTTTACAGAGGTCGTCAATATATATGCAGAAAAATTAAGAAAAGAATCTGAATAA
- a CDS encoding DUF58 domain-containing protein: MAEELFPDRLTKRLGALSISTRSRRLGQHKGTHRSSKTGTSLDFSDFREYHPGDDLRHIDWNVFARTDKPFIKQFLDEQEMRIHILLDSTKSMGTDGKWKFARQLAIGLGQVALKSGDTVSFSTWTAEQNHFFRKKGALHRASFKKFISKLEEPTVDTGFAEIALRHIPKAVTVLFIITDGLEELRKWEALFKRLPGICKDIRLITVHSPSEELPDYEGDMRLIDIEKQEIVEVSMTRRVIQDYNDKKVRHEAEMRALANKFGIQYLHTEVSAGAMDVFTRQMRHVGWLR, from the coding sequence ATGGCAGAAGAACTGTTTCCAGATCGATTAACGAAGAGACTGGGCGCACTTTCAATTTCGACAAGGTCGAGGCGCCTCGGTCAGCATAAAGGAACCCATCGGTCGAGCAAGACAGGGACCTCATTGGATTTCTCTGATTTCCGTGAATACCATCCTGGAGATGATTTGCGCCATATTGATTGGAATGTATTTGCCCGTACGGATAAACCGTTCATTAAACAATTTCTCGATGAACAGGAGATGCGGATACATATACTTTTAGATTCCACGAAATCGATGGGAACCGATGGGAAATGGAAGTTTGCCCGTCAACTTGCCATCGGATTAGGTCAGGTCGCTTTGAAAAGTGGAGATACCGTATCGTTTTCCACTTGGACGGCAGAACAGAATCATTTCTTTAGAAAAAAAGGTGCTTTGCACAGGGCTTCATTCAAGAAATTCATCTCGAAGTTAGAAGAACCAACTGTTGACACAGGATTTGCGGAAATTGCACTGCGCCATATTCCAAAAGCTGTCACTGTATTGTTTATCATCACGGACGGACTTGAGGAGCTTCGTAAGTGGGAAGCCCTTTTTAAAAGGCTACCTGGCATTTGCAAAGATATCCGTCTAATTACAGTTCATTCACCGTCAGAAGAACTTCCAGATTACGAGGGGGATATGCGGTTAATTGATATAGAAAAACAAGAAATTGTTGAAGTGTCAATGACGCGACGCGTGATCCAAGACTATAATGACAAAAAGGTCAGACATGAAGCTGAGATGAGGGCACTTGCAAACAAATTCGGCATTCAGTACTTACACACAGAAGTTTCGGCTGGCGCAATGGATGTTTTTACGAGACAAATGCGCCACGTGGGGTGGTTACGTTGA